A window of the Streptomyces luomodiensis genome harbors these coding sequences:
- a CDS encoding DUF6188 family protein, producing MDLKLRGQSVTRVCFDAALTLLTNEDYEVRVETDASIQAPGGDLVLFDPESPGPAAVQLVNLVQDAVASAEVGSAGDLLISFESGAKLTVPPNSDYEAWGLVGPNGSRVTCIPGGEIARWSEQ from the coding sequence ATGGACCTGAAGCTCCGAGGCCAATCAGTCACACGCGTCTGTTTCGATGCGGCTCTCACGCTTCTCACCAACGAGGATTACGAGGTTCGTGTGGAGACAGATGCAAGCATCCAGGCGCCCGGTGGGGATCTGGTGCTGTTTGATCCGGAATCCCCAGGTCCTGCTGCCGTCCAATTGGTGAACCTCGTACAGGATGCTGTTGCTTCGGCTGAGGTAGGAAGCGCTGGGGATCTGCTTATCTCGTTCGAGAGCGGTGCGAAATTGACTGTGCCTCCGAATTCCGACTACGAGGCTTGGGGACTTGTGGGGCCGAACGGGAGTCGAGTGACATGCATACCGGGCGGCGAGATCGCACGATGGAGCGAACAGTAG
- a CDS encoding MarR family winged helix-turn-helix transcriptional regulator: protein MRNTDRAASGGGKGDGGAPGGRGVAGATRVAAGLGGLLGPLRRAVLRATRNAEGLPDLPEAQIELLRALSSAPDGLSPGAAANRLRVAPSTVSNLVRTMSAARLVDRIRPEHDHRTVVLTASADALQLLERYDRASTAALTRVVEELPEADRLALDQALPALDRLVAALEAGAGAGAEAGDDASI from the coding sequence ATGCGCAACACGGACAGAGCAGCGAGCGGTGGCGGGAAGGGCGACGGCGGTGCGCCCGGCGGCCGGGGAGTGGCCGGAGCGACCCGGGTGGCCGCCGGACTGGGCGGCCTGCTGGGCCCGCTGCGGCGCGCCGTGCTGCGCGCCACCCGCAACGCCGAGGGGCTGCCGGACCTGCCCGAGGCCCAGATCGAGCTGCTACGGGCGCTGTCCTCCGCCCCCGACGGCCTCAGCCCCGGCGCGGCGGCCAACCGCCTGCGGGTGGCGCCCTCCACCGTCAGCAACCTCGTCCGGACGATGTCCGCCGCGCGGCTGGTGGACCGGATCCGCCCCGAGCACGACCACCGGACCGTGGTCCTCACCGCCTCGGCGGATGCCCTCCAGCTGCTGGAGCGCTACGACCGCGCCAGCACGGCCGCCCTCACCCGGGTCGTCGAGGAACTGCCCGAGGCCGACCGGCTGGCCTTGGACCAGGCCCTGCCCGCCCTGGACCGGCTGGTCGCCGCGCTGGAAGCCGGGGCGGGAGCCGGTGCCGAGGCTGGAGACGACGCGTCGATCTGA
- a CDS encoding DUF3237 domain-containing protein, whose product MTPAPPPLTFFAHLSVHVDAPYDLGEAPDGHRRLVPLTGGRFAGPDVRGTVLRGGADNQVLRTATLTELDAQYALETDEGERIAVHNTGIRSGSPEDIAAIVRGEEVAPERIYFRSFPRLATAAPRLAWLNERLFVATGERRPDSVELDVFLLG is encoded by the coding sequence GTGACTCCCGCACCCCCGCCGCTCACTTTCTTCGCCCACCTGTCGGTGCACGTGGACGCCCCCTACGACCTCGGGGAGGCGCCCGACGGCCACCGCCGGCTGGTGCCCCTGACCGGGGGCCGCTTCGCGGGGCCGGACGTGCGGGGCACCGTCCTGCGTGGCGGGGCCGACAACCAGGTCCTGCGCACCGCCACCCTGACCGAACTCGACGCCCAGTACGCCCTGGAGACGGATGAGGGCGAGCGGATCGCGGTGCACAACACCGGCATCCGCTCCGGCAGCCCCGAGGACATCGCGGCCATCGTCCGGGGCGAGGAGGTGGCGCCGGAGCGGATCTACTTCCGCAGCTTCCCCCGCCTGGCCACCGCCGCCCCCAGGCTGGCCTGGCTCAACGAACGTCTCTTCGTCGCGACCGGGGAGCGCCGGCCGGACAGCGTGGAGCTGGATGTCTTCCTGCTCGGCTGA
- a CDS encoding RHS repeat-associated core domain-containing protein: MLQHRTYAYRPDDHLTEIRELTSGTRHFDLDPVGRVTAVHAHGCTETYAYDPSGNLTHATAPAHEAVSGNREFTGTIIHHAGCTTYEHDSQGRVTRRTRKLLNGQTRTWTYTWNPEDRLTDATTPDGDHWHYTYDPLGRRTTKQRLTEDGTVADRIDFTWDGTRLAEQTRPEGATLTWDYAPETHRPITQTEHHTPHEPTEESSPILRRLTDKAPQSEYDARFHAIITDLVGTPTELVTLDGTLAWQHRTTLWGTPSPPHPAQPTAPCASGQYADLETGLQDNHFRHYDPETARYTSPDPLGLDPAPNAVTYVHHPYTWNDRLGLAGCGGRENRR, translated from the coding sequence TTGCTCCAACACCGGACATACGCCTACCGCCCGGACGACCACCTCACCGAAATCCGCGAGCTGACCTCCGGCACCCGCCACTTCGACCTGGACCCGGTCGGCCGTGTGACGGCGGTTCACGCACACGGCTGCACCGAGACCTACGCCTACGACCCGTCGGGCAACCTCACCCATGCCACAGCCCCCGCCCACGAAGCGGTGTCCGGCAACCGCGAATTCACCGGCACGATAATCCACCACGCCGGCTGCACCACCTACGAACACGACTCCCAGGGCCGCGTCACCCGCCGCACCCGCAAACTCCTCAACGGCCAGACCCGCACCTGGACCTACACCTGGAACCCCGAAGACCGCCTCACCGACGCAACCACCCCCGACGGCGACCACTGGCACTACACCTACGACCCCCTGGGCCGCCGCACCACAAAACAACGCCTGACCGAGGACGGCACGGTCGCCGACCGAATCGACTTCACCTGGGACGGCACAAGGCTGGCGGAGCAGACGAGGCCCGAGGGCGCGACGCTGACTTGGGACTACGCCCCAGAAACCCACCGCCCCATAACCCAAACCGAGCACCACACACCGCATGAACCGACGGAGGAGTCCTCACCAATCCTCCGCCGCCTGACCGATAAAGCCCCCCAGTCGGAATACGACGCCCGCTTCCACGCCATCATCACCGACCTCGTCGGTACCCCCACCGAACTGGTCACCCTAGACGGCACCCTCGCCTGGCAACACCGCACCACCCTCTGGGGCACCCCCTCCCCTCCCCACCCGGCTCAGCCGACCGCCCCTTGCGCTTCGGGCCAATACGCCGACCTCGAAACCGGCCTCCAGGACAACCACTTCCGCCACTACGACCCGGAAACCGCCCGCTACACCTCGCCAGATCCGCTGGGCCTGGACCCCGCCCCCAATGCGGTGACGTACGTGCATCACCCCTACACGTGGAACGATCGCCTAGGGTTGGCAGGCTGCGGTGGTCGCGAGAACCGCCGATAA
- a CDS encoding phenolic acid decarboxylase yields the protein MSTAYATPTTVENPVPPQDLSGIAGHRFIYTYANGWQYEMYVKNATTIDYRIHTGMVGGRWVKDQEVDLVQLADDAYKISWNEPTGTSVVVNVLPGRRVLHGTIFFPQWIEQEGSKTVLYQNEHLEEMRAYRDAGPTYPIYVVPEFARITLFEHVGENDENVIAVGPEELPAGFADRVN from the coding sequence ATGAGCACCGCGTACGCCACACCGACCACCGTCGAGAACCCCGTCCCGCCGCAGGACCTGTCCGGCATCGCCGGGCACCGGTTCATCTACACCTACGCCAACGGCTGGCAGTACGAGATGTACGTGAAGAACGCCACGACCATCGACTACCGGATCCACACCGGCATGGTCGGCGGCCGCTGGGTGAAGGACCAGGAAGTCGACCTGGTGCAACTCGCCGACGACGCCTACAAGATCTCCTGGAACGAGCCGACCGGCACCTCGGTGGTCGTCAACGTGCTGCCCGGCCGGCGGGTCCTGCACGGCACCATCTTCTTCCCGCAGTGGATCGAGCAGGAGGGCAGCAAGACCGTGCTCTACCAGAACGAGCACCTGGAGGAGATGCGCGCCTACCGGGACGCCGGCCCCACCTACCCGATCTATGTCGTCCCGGAGTTCGCCCGCATCACCCTGTTCGAGCACGTGGGCGAGAACGACGAGAATGTCATCGCGGTGGGTCCCGAGGAACTGCCCGCGGGCTTCGCCGACCGCGTCAACTGA
- a CDS encoding DUF5958 family protein, whose translation MKEPERMINEVAQGLRGMDEAVSWFHSLDRDEQRAVLQEVVRYAMQAHVTAEDGRNGLARSGLKSTMTPAVLIAREPVLEQMGKIINLPPSEYPRSFRVLLSTFAVADTRRRETECRGACIHYWHNL comes from the coding sequence ATGAAAGAGCCGGAGCGGATGATCAATGAGGTTGCTCAAGGGCTACGCGGCATGGACGAAGCCGTTAGCTGGTTCCATTCGCTGGACCGGGACGAGCAGAGAGCGGTGCTGCAGGAGGTGGTTCGTTACGCGATGCAGGCGCACGTAACGGCAGAGGATGGACGAAATGGCCTGGCGCGGTCAGGGTTAAAGTCGACGATGACTCCTGCCGTCTTGATCGCGCGAGAACCAGTTCTTGAGCAGATGGGGAAGATCATCAACCTTCCCCCTAGCGAGTATCCGCGGTCCTTCCGCGTCTTGCTTTCGACGTTCGCAGTAGCCGACACTCGGCGAAGAGAAACAGAGTGTCGCGGCGCCTGCATTCACTATTGGCATAACCTATGA
- a CDS encoding TldD/PmbA family protein, producing the protein MPHEIDPSFLALPLRALADAALARARALGAEHADFRLERVRSAAYRLRDAKPAGTSDITDLGYAVRVVHGGAWGFASGVDLTMDAAARVASQAVAMAKLSAKVIEAAGSDERVELADEPVHADKVWVSSYDVNPFDVADSDKTGLLAQWSERLLAADGVAHADASLLTVQENKFYADTAGTTTTQQRVRLHPQLTAVAVDPASGEFDSMRTLAPPVGRGWEYLTGGPGAGGWDWDAELAEIPELLAEKMRAPSVEAGTYDLVVDPSNLWLTIHESIGHATELDRALGYEAAYAGTSFATFDQLGTLKYGSEVMNVTGDRTAEHGLATIGYDDEGVAAQSWDLVKDGTLVGYQLDRRIARLTGFERSNGCAFADSPGHVPVQRMANVSLRPAPHGPSTEELIGDVENGLYLVGDRSWSIDMQRYNFQFTAQRAYRIRNGALAGQLRDFAYQATTTDFWGSMTAVGGPQTYVLGGAFNCGKAQPGQIAAVSHGCPSALFRGVNILNTTQEAGR; encoded by the coding sequence GTGCCGCACGAGATTGATCCGTCCTTCCTCGCGCTGCCCCTGCGGGCGCTCGCCGACGCGGCGCTCGCGCGCGCCCGCGCGCTCGGGGCCGAGCATGCCGACTTCCGGCTCGAGCGGGTGCGCAGTGCCGCGTACCGGTTGCGGGATGCCAAGCCGGCCGGGACCTCGGACATCACCGATCTGGGGTATGCGGTGCGGGTGGTGCACGGCGGGGCGTGGGGGTTCGCGTCCGGGGTGGATCTGACCATGGACGCGGCGGCGCGGGTCGCCTCCCAGGCGGTGGCGATGGCGAAGCTGTCGGCCAAGGTGATCGAGGCGGCCGGGTCCGATGAGCGGGTGGAGCTGGCGGACGAGCCGGTGCACGCCGACAAGGTCTGGGTCTCCTCGTATGACGTCAATCCCTTCGATGTGGCCGACTCCGACAAGACCGGGCTGCTCGCCCAGTGGAGCGAGCGGCTGCTGGCGGCCGACGGGGTGGCGCACGCGGACGCGTCGCTGCTGACCGTGCAGGAGAACAAGTTCTACGCGGACACGGCGGGCACCACGACCACCCAGCAGCGGGTGCGGCTCCATCCGCAGCTGACCGCCGTGGCCGTGGACCCGGCGAGCGGTGAGTTCGACTCGATGCGCACCCTGGCCCCGCCGGTCGGGCGCGGCTGGGAGTATCTGACCGGAGGGCCCGGTGCGGGCGGCTGGGACTGGGACGCCGAGCTGGCGGAGATCCCGGAGCTGCTGGCCGAGAAGATGCGGGCGCCCTCGGTCGAGGCCGGGACGTACGACCTGGTGGTGGATCCGTCCAATCTCTGGCTGACCATCCATGAGTCGATCGGTCACGCCACCGAGCTGGACCGTGCGCTGGGCTACGAGGCGGCGTACGCGGGCACCTCCTTCGCCACGTTCGACCAGCTCGGGACGTTGAAGTACGGCTCCGAGGTCATGAACGTCACCGGGGACCGGACGGCCGAGCACGGGCTGGCCACCATCGGGTACGACGACGAGGGGGTGGCCGCGCAGTCCTGGGATCTGGTCAAGGACGGCACGCTCGTCGGCTACCAGCTGGACCGCAGGATCGCCCGGCTGACCGGTTTCGAGCGGTCGAACGGCTGCGCCTTCGCCGACTCGCCCGGCCATGTGCCGGTGCAGCGGATGGCGAATGTGTCGCTGCGGCCCGCGCCCCACGGTCCCTCGACGGAGGAGCTGATCGGGGACGTCGAGAACGGTCTGTATCTGGTCGGCGACCGCTCCTGGTCGATCGATATGCAGCGGTACAACTTCCAGTTCACGGCGCAGAGGGCTTACCGGATCAGGAACGGGGCTCTCGCCGGGCAGCTGCGCGACTTCGCCTACCAGGCCACGACCACCGACTTCTGGGGTTCGATGACGGCCGTCGGCGGCCCGCAGACCTACGTCCTGGGCGGCGCCTTCAACTGCGGCAAGGCCCAGCCCGGACAGATCGCGGCCGTCTCGCACGGCTGCCCGTCGGCACTGTTCCGCGGCGTGAACATCCTCAACACCACCCAGGAGGCCGGGCGATGA